The stretch of DNA CTGCAGTGGGCCACTTTTGAGGAGAGGCatggtgagagaggaagagacatgaaACACAGGATATCATTACCCAGTGTTGTAGCTCACTCacgtcctcccctcctcctcctcctcccaggtGATCTAACAGAGGCACGGCGTGTTTTAGAATCTCTGGAAACCTCTATCCCAGGATTGGCCATGGTCCGGCTGCGCAGGGCGGGGCTAGAGAGACGGGCGGGCCGGCTAGATGAATCAGAAGCTCTGCTCAGGGACGCGGTGGACCAAGCCAAAGAGACTCCTCACCTCCATGCATTCTACTCCATCAAACTGGCCCGGCTGTTGCTGAAGCTTTGCAAGAACCCCAGCAAGGCCCGGGGAGTCCTGCAGGAGGCGCTGGAGATTAGCCCAGTGAGAGAAGGGGGGGTTGAGGGAATAGCAAAGCTGGAAGCTTTTAGTACAGAGGGGAAGAAGATCACTTGCTCTAACTTTTACATGAAACCTAAACCTCAGAGAAGATCTCACTTATGGTTTGATGCCAGATCTTTCTTGATGATCTCTTGACCAAGCAGTAGGCTAtaactctctgtccctctctttcctcccttacTCGCCACctatcctctctccctttcccaggATAACGGTAAGCTGCACCTGAACCTGCTGGAGCTGGAGGTGTCTGGTGACCCCAGAGGGTCACCCGAGGGGGTGCAGCAGTGTGTGACTCGGGCGCTGGCCGCACCCCTCTCCCCACGGACCAAGATCCTCTTTTCCCAGAGGGGCCTGCAGTACGCTGAAGACTATGGGACTTCTGTGCAAAGGTCAGGGGTCACTGGATTGTTTGTTGTTTTTAGATACAATCAGGAACCCAGAGAAAAAGAAACATGTCAAGGCATTTTATTGAATGAATGAAACTGGGAGAAATGCAATTTACCATGTTTTAAATCTTACTGTTGCTGTCCTCTGGCCTGCAGTGTGCTAACAGTCTATGAAGAGCATCACTTTACCATGTTTTAAATCTTACTGTTGCTGTCCTTTGGCCTGCAGTGTGCTAACAGTCTACGAAGAGCATCACTTTACCATGTTTTAAATCTTACTGTTGCTGTCCTCTGGCCCGCAGTGTGCTAACAGTCTACGAAGAGCATCACTTTACCATGTTTTAAATCTTACTGTTGCTGTCCTTTGGCCTGCAGTGTGCTAACAGTCTATGAAGAGCATCAGAAGCTGCTGAAAGAGCTTGGCAACAAGAAGAGAAGGGCTGAGAATGGGTGAGATTATAGCACATCTGTCAATATCATTACCAATAAAATAGTGTGATGTAGTGACTCAATATTGAGATTTGACAGTCAAACATGGAGAAGCAAATGTATAAACTGTTCATGGATTGGTTATTGACGTAGTTGTTGTATTGATTGATCTGCAGAGACAGCGAGGACCCAGAGAAGATGAGTAAAGGAGAAGACGGCTCCGCTGTGCCCGCTCCACCACCGGCCCCTCCCACAATGCCCCATGTTCCCATGACGACACCACCTCCACCCATGATGGGTGGGGACATGAGTGCGGCTCATGCAGGCTACGCAGGCTATGGAAGCTGGTATCAGGTACGACAGGGATTGTTACTGTACCATCTAGCCAGATATTAGACGAAAGCCCTCAAATTCAATCTGGACCTCGAAAACAGTTCCACTGTGTTTCTTTCATTTCCCCCCTTTAATTagagactgatttagacctgagacaccaggtgggtgcgatttaattatcaggtagaacagaaaaccagcagtagTTTGGACCCCATAGGGTAAGATTTGAATATCCCTGTACTCAAGTGTTGATTaatgttttttctctctttcagCAACCACAGTACGGGGGATACGGAGGCTACCAGCAACCCTGGAACTACAATCAGGGTTACTACCCTCCCAGCTAAGGGGGAAGAGAAATGCTGTGACACCATTGTTCAGTGAACTCACCACCACCTCAGTTTAAACTCCACGGATGagtccaaatggcaccttatttcctatgtagtgcactatcttTGACCAGAGTCtaggtcaaaagtggtgcactttgtagggaataggttgccattaggGATTTAACTCATATCTTTTATCAGGAACAGGGGTGTGACATCTACTACTTGTTTGGTCTTTGAAAATGTGCCCTTGTACATTGTTTTAATGATAAACTATTTTTGTATTCTCTTCTACATGCAGCCCCTTTCACTTTAAGCAAACCCGTCTCTCCACAGGTCCTGTATTATTTAAAGTCTTGCATCATTCCAGAAGTATAGGCTAGTCTTTTTTTCTAATGTACATAATGGTGTTTTATAGTGTGAAGTCGGAGCTCTTTCCATACGAGCAGGTTAAGATCAATCTATTGTCCCTCATTCAAAGCTTGTGGATCACCATTCAAGTTTCTGCCCAGTCGAGTCCTCCAGACAGAAGATAGGGAAGCCATGTTGTTGTATGCAGGTACCAGTGCCTCTGGTCAAGCAAGGCGTAATAAGTGGATGTACGCTGTGCTGTACCTAATGGACATTTCCAAGAATAACAGCATTGGTCATGTTTGGTAAAACTTTAGGAGTAGGAAACTGTTAAATGTTTGTCAAAATCCACTTGTAAACCACCACAACTTTTGCCTTTATCACTCAGTTTTTGAAAATGTAACTTTTTAATCTTCACTTTTAACATTGCTCAATAAACCATTTCAGTGAAGCTTAATGTGAATTCGATGTATGTAGATTAAGTATCTGTTAAACTGATTTGGAGCCTTGGATTGTACAGCTTCATAAAAAATTACAGGTTATTCCTGTAAGTTTTGAGTTGTTGCATTTTCTGTGGAAAGTATGTTCAGTCCACCACATTACTCTCCAAGTAAGTTTTATTCAAGTTTGAGTGAGTATGCAATAACACCACTGTAAAATGATTTAACTTTGAAAAACTACAATGCAGTGGAAAGTGTCAGTGTCGGCCCCATGAGAATCAATACAGTCATCCATTTTGTGTTGCCATTAAAGATTCAGATTAAAGTTCAAAGTGTTTGTTGAAGGAGAATCAATCCATAGTTGACATCCTGGTCTCTGTCCTGTTGGGGGTGATAAATGATGTGTTGGCTCATAAAGCATCTTTTTACTTCAGGTCCTTATTTCTTTGCAACGACCAGCACAGCTGAAGGCACCAAACCTGAACAATGACACAACAGTTAAGAccgtatcaaatcaaatgttattggtcgctaCACAAACTAGAACAAACCTTCAATCTCATATTAGATTAATCTCTAACTGCAACACAGCATAGAAGAAAGCAATATCTCTAACTGCAACACAGCATAGAAGAAAGCAATATCTCTAACTGCAACACAGCATAGAAGAAAGCAATATGTCTTTGGCTGGTTTTGACCTCTCCAGTCCTTTCAGATTAGTGCGGATgaaggagaggaagccactttagaCTATTGTGACTGTACAAGCCCAGTAAGAGGGGCATCGTCCTGTCTGCTCACCCAACTCCTGTAGGGGTTTCTCCATGTCCAGTTCTGTGTAAACGCGGCGTGGGTACGGGGACAGCAGCGTGAAGTCCTGGCCCTCGGGGGCATCGCCATTCATCTGGATGTAGACACGCACGGCAGCCAGCGGCTCCTGGGCCTTGAACACGGAGGTCAGTGCCGAGCCATCAAGCATACGCACCTGCGAAAAGGAGGATGAATTAATAAACTTTATTGACTGTTGAGACACCAAACAACGGTTGTCTAAAGATTATTGTGCAAACAAACTCATAAAAAAGATCTGTTGTATTACAACTGTTGTGTCAAATGCGTTGTACATCAGTTGTGAGTATGAACAGAATGAGAACTAAGCCATAGACATCCATGGCCCCTTACCTGTATTCTGCACTCGTTATAGTCCTTCTTGGCGGGAGGTGGGCCCTGACTGGGCGGAGAGGAGGGAGGGCCCTCTGCTGAAGGGGAAGTTACAGCTCTACTAGAAGAACCACCTCCAAACTGGAGAAGAGAGGCGTAGAAGGGGTTAGTGCATTCAACTCTTTCTATGAAAGATATGGAGACGTTATTTAGCAACAGTTCAGCATACGGGTCAGATGCTGTAGGTGCAGTCAGTACCTTAagtgctctctcctctctgtcacgtGCTATCTTGTCTCGCACCCGCTGCCTGAAAAAGAGAGCAGTCattgggttaaaaaaaaaatgtatatatttaactaggcaagtcagttaagaacaaattcttatttacaatgacggcctaccccggccaaacctggatgacgctgggccaattgtgcgccaccccatgggactcccaaacacggccggatgtgatacagcctggattcataccagggactgtagtgatgcgtcttgcactgagatgcagtgccttagatcgctgcgccactcgggagcaagaGAAGAGTTGTGGAGTGGGAATAGACCTCATTTGCACTAAGCCGTTTAGAAGAAGCAACTATTGGCTGTGTCTGAAAACATTACTAGCTATTTTTGTTTCCTAAATTCCTCTCAAAGCTCATTGGAGGAGGTTCGAGGGAGGGACCTTGGATCCTCTCCTCCAATGCGCTTTGAGACAACAGCCACTGGCCATGTCGAGAGCATCAAATCCATCCGTGATGTATtgtgggtaaattgtgactgactaaatgatctacaaataataatacTTAAAAACAAAGTATTTTGTAGATCAGTTAATTGGCAGACGCCTGCAATGCTGGCTGAAATGACTAACAAGCACATTGACTTCATGGCTTACTTGGCCATTTTGTCGTCGTTCTTCTCTCTCTGGCGCAGGTCGACCATTTTCTTCATCTCATCCTCCTGCAGTTTCTGTTTGACCTGCAGCAGCTCCtggccctgcctcctcctctgcttctctctgtccacctcttccgctcgctccctctctctccgctcctccTGCTTCACCCGCATCAGATCCTCTagcctggtacacacacacaggcagacatgcaggcagacacacacaggttTCATTGTATGCCGTCTCTTTGTATTTCCAACAGAAGGCCTACCCTTTTGCTGATCTTATTGAGTAACACCTTTTGACCAAACCCCAGTTTCTGACAGAATAAGATAAGTGTGTAAACAGAGGTAGAGGTGAATTATCTGACCTCTTTATCTGCTCACgtttctcctcctctgtcattgGTTGTTTGGCATCCCCGTCATGGATCATCTGGTCACCCCCATCTGTAGCTAAAAGGTAGAGTTAACATATAAGAGGTGAGGGACAAGAAGACAATGTAAACCAACAACCATGTTAAACAGTAATGGGAAGCCATAGTTATAACTCGATCATAACAATATAAGTAaccataatacaaaatgctgtCATGACAATTGACCACTTACCAGggtctgctccctctgctgtgggCTGGGCTGCTGGACTGGGCAGTTGTGGGTCACTTCCTCCAAGCACGTTCCCCACAGGAGGTACATAGGGCTCATCAATGTCTGGGTCACCCTCATGTTCCATCAACCTGTGGAAGAAgcatgatagagagagacatcATGAATCAGTTATCCAATGTGAATAACTTAACTGAGGACGAAAAAGCCTCAGAGACTAGCTCACCAATGCCCCTATCAGTTGACTTACCAGTCCATGGCCCGCTCTATGCCCTGGTTTCCTGTGTGTGCCACAGCCTTTTCCCTGCAAGCAGAAGAAAGATGGACAGGATCAGAGTTGATCACATCATCTTATCATGATCTTTAGTTTGTAGAAGAATAGACACATTAATTCAGTTAGCTACTTACGCTCTGTTTCTGTCAAAGCCCATTTCCAGCAGACTGTCCAATGTTGTTTGTTCTGCCATCTTGCTGAGAATATGAAAGTGAAGAAGAGTTTCACTTTGTAGTCTGATACTGTAAGCAAGTAGCTGGGCATGTGAAGTAGATCCAAGGGCCACAAACATGTATCGTTATGTCTATATGGTTGAGATTCAGGTTTAACCACTTACATGCTACCTGTATAACTACTTTAGTTAGATGGGTTGTTACATAGTTCCAGAATGTGCTGGCTAGCTAGTCGTGTAACGTTAAGTTAGCTAACGTACTTGACTGAACTGGCTATGAAGATAACAAAGCAGCATCACCTAGGTAACGTCCCGCAGGAAACATTTTAGTATCTACAGACCATCACATGAAAATCATTCATAAACTAAATAAGATTTGTCCAGTAACTTTGCCGTATTATCTGTGTTCACATATAGCTGGCTATCCGGCTAACTAGCTGTAAACTGACGGTAGCTAGTATGATGGAGGAATGAGATGGCTAATTTCAGTTAGCCTCTCCTGCTAGCTTGTAACAAGAACACTGTTTGCAGAGTAAATTGATGATGGCCTTTAAAATATAGCTAGGGTGACTATTACATTGCACTTGTGAAAATATTGGCGCTCAACCATTTCATGAACGTTATTTTACTAAATAGCATTATTTGTTTGTGcaacattagctaacgttagcaactcACATTCAGAATCAGTCAACCCACAACACCGCTTTCTGACCGTACAGTCCACATGCAAGTACGGAGGCCCGAAAGGATTAAAAAATGACCACATTTTCCAAACATTCTCATTCACAGCTcattgctgccatctagtggacctTACGCCTTCCCTGTCTAGTGGACCGTACGCCTTCCCTGTCTAGTGGACCTTACACCTTCCCTGACGTCACCCTGAATTTAATTGCGCTGCTCTATCGATAACTGAGAAGAAACAGTTGGCTGTAGCGATGTGAATGGGgtaaccaggtaacactacactaacagggTCTTTATAACCTTTTCTGAACACTGTGTGatttatacacacacattatagTTTCATTATGGGTAAGCTCCACTTTTGTTTGCCCCCTGTTATATATATAAAGTTATATCTGATTCCTGAGCATGCTTTTACTGATACTATTTGGGTTTAGGGTGTGTgtgattgcgtgtgtgtgtgtgtgtgtgtgtgtgtgtgtgtgtgtgtgtgtgtgtgtgtgtgtgtgtgtgtgtgtgtgtgtgtgtgtgtgtgtgtgtgtgtgtgtgtgtgcacccgtGTGTGTAGGCTTTGTGTGTTTGCTAAGGTCTTACTGTATGACTGTATACCTGTAGGTATTCAAACAGGATGCAGAGTTTATGGGCAGGGCCTGTTACATATTTACTGTACATATAATTATtaatttatctctccctctcgcaGCCTTATAAGCAGCCCTCACTCACTTCCTTGACCAGTCCTTTACTGAACTTCAGTTCCTGAGGGTGAGTAGGTtcagtttgttttcaaattcttatGTTTAAATCTCAACCAGTCTACATTATGAGATGAAGAAATGTAGTAAAGTGCAATAGATCATTCCATCCATAGTCCGTTTTATTTAGGACACTGGTAGCCTTTCATCTTGTGGTTTTCTCTTCTTGTAACTGACAGGCACAGAGAAAGTCAGCTAATTTCCAAACTTGTTTCCGTACTTGATTTAACGGATTAAGTACTTGTAATTCTAAATGATTACATGATTATACTTTGTGATATGTGAATTCACTGATCAGACAAAGAAACTCAAATGAATGCAAAAATATAGAAAGAGAGCAACATGTAAGACAGAAAGGTGAACAAAGTT from Salvelinus fontinalis isolate EN_2023a chromosome 29, ASM2944872v1, whole genome shotgun sequence encodes:
- the LOC129827510 gene encoding UBX domain-containing protein 1-like; protein product: MAEQTTLDSLLEMGFDRNRAEKAVAHTGNQGIERAMDWLMEHEGDPDIDEPYVPPVGNVLGGSDPQLPSPAAQPTAEGADPATDGGDQMIHDGDAKQPMTEEEKREQIKRLEDLMRVKQEERRERERAEEVDREKQRRRQGQELLQVKQKLQEDEMKKMVDLRQREKNDDKMAKQRVRDKIARDREERALKFGGGSSSRAVTSPSAEGPPSSPPSQGPPPAKKDYNECRIQVRMLDGSALTSVFKAQEPLAAVRVYIQMNGDAPEGQDFTLLSPYPRRVYTELDMEKPLQELGLVPSAVLVVAKK